From Rutidosis leptorrhynchoides isolate AG116_Rl617_1_P2 chromosome 3, CSIRO_AGI_Rlap_v1, whole genome shotgun sequence, a single genomic window includes:
- the LOC139900810 gene encoding uncharacterized protein has product MRCKKHNTDLSSIVGVCASCLTERLSKLILAQELANANSVNQQIDANSDHQQQRPYNNSKPRLHHSLSDQRFYNSPQIAINTGSCIGNTSIKKKQNLVRFSSFSNLFRSSNRNGDAEPMTSSPVDDRQKNKAFYVDETSTVAGVVPKQRCVRNRGMSPVNSDGGDAEFSDGSTELGSSVMESCKQTPQQTPSRQTVRRGGSRSVSEMIFCLSPLVRPSPNRLWSMKGKPPVDGGDGRSPAAPHLAYTKSFVANRSRKLADFGRCDRNR; this is encoded by the coding sequence ATGAGATGCAAAAAGCACAACACCGATCTCAGCAGCATCGTAGGCGTCTGCGCTTCGTGCCTCACTGAACGCTTATCAAAATTGATTCTAGCTCAAGAACTAGCTAACGCAAATTCAGTAAATCAACAAATTGACGCTAATTCAGATCATCAGCAGCAACGGCCGTACAATAACAGCAAACCTCGCCTTCATCACAGTTTATCGGACCAACGGTTTTATAATTCACCGCAAATTGCGATTAACACCGGCAGTTGTATCGGTAATACTTCAATTAAGAAGAAACAGAATTTAGTTAGGTTTTCGTCGTTTTCGAATTTGTTCAGATCTAGTAATCGGAACGGCGATGCTGAACCGATGACGTCATCTCCGGTAGATGATCGTCAGAAGAATAAAGCGTTTTACGTTGACGAAACGTCGACGGTCGCCGGTGTTGTACCGAAGCAACGATGCGTTAGGAACAGAGGAATGTCGCCGGTGAATTCGGACGGAGGAGATGCTGAGTTTAGCGACGGATCGACCGAATTAGGATCGTCGGTGATGGAGTCGTGTAAACAGACGCCGCAGCAGACGCCGTCACGTCAAACGGTCCGGCGTGGTGGTAGTCGGAGTGTTTCGGAAATGATATTTTGCTTGAGTCCGTTAGTGCGACCTAGTCCTAATCGGTTATGGAGTATGAAAGGTAAACCGCCGGTGGACGGCGGCGACGGCCGTTCTCCGGCGGCGCCTCATCTTGCGTATACTAAGTCGTTTGTAGCTAATAGATCACGGAAACTTGCTGATTTTGGAAGATGTGATCGGAACCGTTAA